From the Arthrobacter sp. PM3 genome, one window contains:
- a CDS encoding urease subunit beta encodes MIPGEYVLSAAPLVINAGREAVEVAVTNTGDRPVQVGSHFHFAEANAALRFDRQAAYGRRLDIPAGTAARFEPGDSRTVRLIELTGNREVYGLSNAVNGKLRDAGRHDSELDASGQAGDQ; translated from the coding sequence ATGATTCCGGGAGAATACGTCCTCAGCGCCGCGCCGCTGGTGATCAACGCCGGCCGCGAGGCGGTGGAAGTCGCCGTGACCAACACCGGCGACCGGCCCGTCCAGGTGGGCTCGCATTTCCACTTCGCCGAGGCGAACGCCGCCCTGCGGTTCGACCGGCAGGCCGCCTACGGCCGGCGGCTGGATATTCCGGCCGGCACCGCGGCTCGGTTCGAACCGGGGGACAGCAGGACGGTCCGGCTGATCGAACTGACGGGAAACCGTGAGGTGTACGGCCTCAGCAATGCAGTGAACGGCAAACTCCGCGATGCGGGACGCCACGATTCCGAACTCGACGCATCCGGACAGGCAGGGGATCAATAG
- the ureC gene encoding urease subunit alpha, with protein MSFELSRRQYADLYGPTTGDAIRLADTELFLEIEKDLTVYGEEVVFGGGKVIRDGMGQNGQMTRDGSDSAEDIPDTVITNVVVLDYTGIYKADVALRDGHIFRIGKAGNPQITDGVDIVIGASTEIIAGERKILTAGGVDSHIHFISPDQVATALCSGVTTLVGGGTGPAEGTKATTVTPGKWHIQRMLQAAEGFPINIGLFGKGHASAVEPLAEQIRAGAIGLKVHEDWGSTTSSIDTSLQVADQYDVQVAIHTDTLNECGFVEDTVRAINGRVIHTFHTEGAGGGHAPDIIKIAGLPNVLPASTNPTLPYTRNTIEEHLDMLMVCHHLNPDIPEDVAFADSRIRAETIAAEDVLQDLGIFAITSSDSQAMGRVGEVITRTWQVADKMKKQRGVLKDPQLDSTGGAGGEASGKDAESDNFRLKRYVAKYTINPAIAQGMADSIGSVEVGKFADLVLWDPAFFGVKPELVLKGGQIAYALMGDANASIPTPQPRTMRPMFAAYGKAVQQSSITFLSQAAIDAGVPAELGLQKVIRPVSGIRNLTKTDLKHNGATPQIEVDPETYQVTVDGEDVTCEPSDVLPMAQRYFLF; from the coding sequence GTGAGTTTCGAGCTCTCCCGACGGCAGTACGCAGACCTCTACGGCCCGACGACGGGCGACGCCATCCGCCTCGCGGACACCGAACTGTTCCTCGAAATCGAAAAAGACCTCACCGTTTACGGCGAGGAGGTGGTGTTCGGCGGCGGCAAGGTCATCCGCGACGGCATGGGCCAGAACGGCCAGATGACCCGGGACGGGAGCGACTCCGCCGAAGACATCCCGGACACCGTAATCACCAACGTCGTGGTGCTGGACTACACCGGCATCTACAAGGCCGACGTCGCACTCCGGGACGGGCACATCTTCCGGATCGGCAAGGCCGGCAACCCGCAAATCACCGACGGTGTCGACATCGTGATCGGCGCCAGCACGGAGATCATTGCCGGTGAGCGGAAAATCCTGACCGCCGGCGGGGTGGATTCCCACATCCACTTCATTTCCCCGGACCAGGTGGCCACCGCCCTGTGCAGCGGCGTGACCACGCTGGTGGGCGGCGGCACCGGGCCGGCCGAGGGCACCAAGGCCACCACCGTCACGCCCGGGAAATGGCACATCCAGCGCATGCTGCAGGCCGCCGAAGGGTTCCCCATCAACATCGGCCTGTTCGGCAAGGGGCACGCGTCCGCCGTCGAACCCCTGGCCGAGCAGATCCGCGCCGGCGCGATCGGACTGAAAGTCCACGAAGACTGGGGTTCCACGACCTCCTCCATCGACACCTCGCTGCAGGTCGCGGACCAGTACGACGTCCAGGTGGCCATCCACACCGACACGCTGAACGAGTGCGGCTTCGTGGAGGACACTGTCCGGGCCATCAACGGCCGCGTGATCCACACCTTCCACACCGAGGGCGCCGGCGGCGGCCACGCCCCGGACATCATCAAGATCGCCGGGCTGCCCAACGTCCTGCCGGCCTCCACGAACCCGACACTGCCCTACACGCGCAACACCATCGAAGAGCATCTGGACATGCTCATGGTGTGCCACCACCTGAACCCGGACATCCCGGAAGACGTGGCGTTCGCCGACTCCCGGATCCGCGCCGAAACCATCGCCGCCGAGGACGTCCTGCAGGACCTGGGGATCTTCGCCATCACGTCCTCGGATTCCCAGGCCATGGGCCGGGTGGGCGAGGTCATCACCCGCACCTGGCAGGTGGCGGACAAGATGAAGAAGCAGCGCGGCGTGCTCAAGGACCCGCAGCTGGACAGCACCGGCGGCGCCGGCGGCGAGGCATCCGGCAAGGACGCGGAGAGCGACAACTTCCGGCTAAAGCGCTACGTGGCGAAGTACACCATCAACCCGGCCATCGCCCAAGGCATGGCCGACTCCATCGGTTCGGTGGAGGTCGGCAAGTTCGCTGACCTGGTGCTGTGGGACCCGGCGTTCTTCGGGGTCAAGCCGGAGCTGGTGCTCAAGGGCGGCCAGATCGCCTACGCCCTGATGGGGGACGCCAACGCCTCCATCCCGACGCCGCAGCCGCGTACGATGCGGCCCATGTTCGCCGCGTACGGCAAGGCGGTGCAGCAGTCCTCGATCACGTTTCTGTCCCAGGCCGCCATCGACGCCGGGGTCCCGGCCGAACTCGGGCTGCAGAAGGTCATCCGGCCGGTGTCCGGCATCCGCAACCTCACGAAGACGGACCTGAAGCACAACGGTGCCACCCCGCAGATCGAGGTGGACCCGGAAACGTACCAGGTCACGGTCGACGGCGAGGACGTCACCTGCGAACCGTCGGACGTCCTGCCCATGGCGCAGCGCTACTTCCTTTTCTGA
- the ureE gene encoding urease accessory protein UreE, with translation MIIEKVLGNTHDLPPGPDPYAGLHKEKVILPSAQLVKRIQRVTTDHGKELGIRLPSGSGDLRDGDILHVAGSNMIVVSVLPTDVLVIAPRSIYEMGVAAHSLGNRHLQAQFFDASSEYGAEVMVCQYDHTVEDYLKHVGVPYDRQERVMPVPFRHAEHSH, from the coding sequence ATGATCATTGAAAAGGTCCTCGGCAACACCCACGACCTTCCCCCCGGACCGGACCCGTACGCCGGGCTGCACAAGGAAAAAGTCATCCTGCCCAGCGCCCAGCTGGTCAAACGCATCCAGCGCGTCACCACCGACCACGGCAAGGAACTCGGCATCCGGCTTCCCTCCGGTTCCGGGGACCTGCGCGACGGCGACATCCTGCACGTGGCCGGGAGCAACATGATCGTGGTGTCGGTGCTGCCCACCGACGTCCTGGTGATCGCCCCGCGCTCCATCTACGAGATGGGCGTGGCGGCGCACTCCCTGGGCAACCGCCACCTGCAGGCCCAGTTCTTCGACGCCTCATCCGAATACGGGGCCGAGGTGATGGTTTGCCAGTACGACCACACCGTGGAGGACTACCTCAAACACGTCGGCGTGCCCTACGACCGCCAGGAACGCGTCATGCCTGTCCCCTTCCGCCATGCCGAACACAGCCACTAG
- a CDS encoding urease accessory protein UreF: MPNTATRSASYQLALQQLCDSALPTGAFAHSLGFETYIERGLVRDEESFGVWLAAFISQQLTYSDALAIRFLYEDVPAAELDALLTAQLLPRQVREASTKMGGRLLEIGAGIFPSRELDEYRELVGSGRAAGHQPLAFAVIARSLGVPLAEALAAYLFATVTSLTQNAVRAIPLGQNAGQRILRKAADGVAAAAERAGRLTSDDFGAVSPGLEVSQMRHERQRARMFMS; the protein is encoded by the coding sequence ATGCCGAACACAGCCACTAGGTCCGCGTCCTACCAGCTCGCGCTGCAGCAGCTGTGCGACTCGGCGCTGCCCACCGGGGCGTTTGCCCACTCGCTGGGCTTTGAGACCTACATTGAGCGCGGACTGGTGCGGGATGAGGAATCGTTCGGAGTGTGGCTGGCAGCCTTCATCTCACAGCAACTGACCTACTCGGATGCGCTGGCCATCAGGTTCCTCTACGAGGACGTGCCGGCGGCCGAACTGGATGCGCTGCTGACCGCCCAGCTGCTCCCGCGGCAGGTGCGCGAGGCCAGCACCAAGATGGGCGGCCGGCTGCTGGAGATTGGGGCCGGGATTTTTCCGTCGCGCGAGCTGGACGAGTACCGGGAACTGGTGGGTTCCGGACGCGCCGCCGGGCACCAGCCGCTGGCGTTCGCGGTGATCGCCCGGTCCCTGGGCGTGCCGCTGGCCGAGGCCCTCGCCGCCTACCTGTTTGCCACGGTCACGTCGCTGACCCAGAACGCCGTCCGTGCCATCCCCCTGGGGCAGAACGCCGGCCAGCGGATCCTGCGGAAGGCGGCCGACGGCGTCGCTGCCGCCGCCGAACGGGCCGGCCGCCTGACGTCGGACGACTTCGGGGCCGTGAGCCCCGGACTCGAAGTCTCCCAGATGCGGCACGAACGCCAGCGCGCCCGCATGTTCATGAGCTAG
- the ureG gene encoding urease accessory protein UreG: protein MSEPIKIGIGGPVGAGKTQLVERLTRHMSRDISMAAITNDIYTIEDAKILAANGILPVDRIIGVETGGCPHTAIREDTSMNTAAIEELKKRHPDLQVIFVESGGDNLSATFSPELVDFSIYIIDVAQGEKIPRKAGQGMIKSDFFIINKTDLAPHVGADLAVMERDSKEFRGEKPFCFTNLKTDEGLEHVIEWVRHEVLMLDLAS, encoded by the coding sequence ATGTCTGAGCCCATCAAGATCGGTATCGGCGGCCCGGTGGGTGCCGGCAAGACCCAGCTCGTGGAGCGCCTCACCCGCCACATGAGCCGGGACATCTCCATGGCGGCCATCACCAACGACATCTACACAATCGAGGACGCCAAGATCCTCGCCGCCAACGGCATCCTCCCCGTCGACCGGATCATCGGCGTCGAAACCGGCGGCTGCCCGCACACGGCCATCCGCGAGGACACCTCCATGAACACGGCGGCGATCGAGGAGCTGAAGAAGCGGCACCCGGACCTGCAGGTAATTTTCGTGGAGTCCGGCGGCGACAACCTCTCCGCGACGTTCAGCCCCGAACTGGTGGATTTCTCGATCTACATCATCGATGTCGCCCAGGGCGAGAAGATCCCGCGCAAGGCCGGCCAGGGCATGATCAAGTCCGACTTCTTCATCATCAACAAGACCGACCTCGCGCCGCACGTGGGCGCTGACCTCGCGGTCATGGAGCGGGATTCCAAGGAATTCCGGGGCGAGAAACCGTTCTGCTTCACCAACCTCAAGACCGACGAAGGGCTGGAGCACGTCATCGAATGGGTGCGGCACGAGGTCCTGATGCTCGACCTCGCCTCATGA
- a CDS encoding urease accessory protein UreD → MSTTAALGFAASAVKSPMGELELVISDRAGKSVATHQFHRGALRVLRPHYLDDSGQVCYVLVNPGGAYLGADLYLIDVEVADGAELLLATQSATKIYRTPGSFAEQRMRLRLGEGARLELAPDQVIAYREASYRQNTHVTLRPSSSLVMAEVVTPGWSPDGASFRYEELRLRTEIRVESGDSGGGAGGLLGLDNVLIRPSLDDVTGMGFMEGFSHLGSLIVVDQRVNQELADDLHELTRGYDAYAGISLTPSLDGTTGLILRSLSNSTEELNHLLGACAGVLRERWYGQGPLNLRKY, encoded by the coding sequence ATGAGCACGACGGCGGCGCTCGGCTTCGCCGCCTCAGCGGTTAAGTCGCCGATGGGGGAGCTCGAACTCGTCATCTCTGACCGTGCGGGAAAGTCGGTGGCGACGCACCAGTTCCATCGGGGGGCATTGCGGGTGTTGCGGCCGCATTATCTGGATGACTCGGGGCAGGTTTGTTATGTGCTCGTGAATCCGGGCGGCGCTTATCTGGGGGCTGACCTCTACCTGATTGACGTGGAGGTGGCGGACGGGGCGGAGTTGCTGCTGGCGACGCAGTCGGCCACCAAGATCTACCGGACTCCTGGGTCCTTCGCCGAGCAGCGGATGCGGCTGCGCCTGGGCGAGGGGGCGCGGCTGGAGCTCGCGCCGGACCAGGTGATCGCCTACCGGGAGGCCAGTTACCGGCAGAACACGCACGTGACGCTGCGGCCGTCGTCGAGCCTCGTCATGGCCGAAGTCGTCACCCCGGGGTGGTCCCCGGATGGGGCATCATTCCGGTATGAGGAACTGCGGCTGCGGACGGAGATCCGGGTGGAGTCCGGGGATTCCGGCGGGGGAGCGGGCGGGCTGCTGGGCCTGGACAACGTGCTCATCCGGCCGTCCCTGGACGATGTCACGGGCATGGGGTTCATGGAGGGTTTCAGCCATCTGGGGTCGCTGATCGTCGTCGACCAACGGGTGAACCAGGAGCTCGCCGACGACCTGCACGAGCTTACCCGTGGCTATGACGCGTACGCCGGTATTTCGCTGACCCCTTCTCTTGACGGGACCACCGGGCTTATCCTGCGGTCGTTGTCGAACAGCACCGAAGAACTGAATCATTTGTTGGGAGCCTGCGCCGGTGTCCTTCGCGAACGCTGGTACGGGCAGGGGCCCCTGAACCTGAGGAAGTACTGA
- a CDS encoding HoxN/HupN/NixA family nickel/cobalt transporter: MTTLAGVAGMYRARETLSLRTRLLFTFGAVAALHLAAVVLLVSGAAGGGQPLGIGLVLTAYLAGVKHSYDWDHLAAIDNSTRKFAAEHRHPVSVGFAFSLGHSSVVVLAGVLVVAGASLVGSFMDEGTSGNLVLGLIGSGVSGLFLLAMGTFNGSAFLRTLKAYRGARNGAAVASEDLAAEGFVAKLLTRPLARVRHPRNIYVIGFLFGLGFDTATTIGLLVMATAASMAGVSPLALVALPLAFTAAMTLCDTVNGVGMMRMYRSALTDPRRKLCFNAAITGISAVSALFIAVITLAGAVHEVFGLKDPLTTWFASVDLGDAGLLLVALLLSVWAGFWAVAALHGRAAERARRRR; the protein is encoded by the coding sequence ATGACGACACTGGCCGGGGTCGCCGGCATGTACCGGGCGCGGGAGACGCTGTCCCTGCGCACCCGGCTGCTGTTCACCTTCGGTGCGGTGGCCGCCTTGCACCTTGCCGCCGTCGTCCTCCTGGTTTCCGGCGCGGCCGGCGGAGGACAGCCGCTGGGGATCGGACTGGTCCTGACGGCCTACCTGGCCGGGGTGAAACACAGCTACGACTGGGACCACCTCGCCGCGATCGACAACTCCACCCGGAAATTCGCCGCCGAGCACCGCCATCCCGTGAGCGTGGGCTTCGCGTTCAGCCTGGGGCACAGTTCCGTGGTGGTCCTTGCCGGGGTGCTCGTCGTGGCGGGAGCCTCGCTGGTGGGCAGCTTCATGGACGAGGGGACGTCCGGGAACCTGGTGCTGGGGCTGATCGGCAGCGGGGTGTCGGGGCTGTTCCTGCTGGCCATGGGCACCTTCAACGGTTCGGCGTTCCTCCGGACCCTCAAGGCCTACCGCGGCGCCAGGAACGGCGCCGCGGTCGCTTCCGAGGACCTCGCCGCCGAGGGCTTCGTGGCCAAGCTGCTCACGCGTCCGCTGGCCCGGGTCCGGCATCCGCGGAACATCTACGTGATCGGTTTCCTCTTCGGCCTGGGATTCGACACCGCCACCACGATCGGGCTGCTGGTCATGGCGACAGCGGCGTCCATGGCCGGAGTTTCCCCGCTCGCCCTCGTGGCGCTTCCCCTGGCCTTCACCGCGGCCATGACCCTGTGCGACACCGTCAACGGCGTGGGCATGATGCGAATGTACCGCTCGGCCCTGACCGACCCGCGGCGCAAACTCTGCTTCAACGCGGCGATCACGGGAATCTCCGCGGTCTCCGCCCTCTTCATCGCGGTCATCACCCTCGCCGGAGCCGTCCACGAAGTGTTTGGCCTGAAGGACCCGCTGACCACCTGGTTCGCGTCCGTGGACCTGGGCGACGCCGGGCTGCTGCTGGTGGCGCTGCTGCTGTCGGTCTGGGCCGGTTTCTGGGCCGTGGCTGCGCTGCACGGGCGGGCCGCCGAGCGCGCGCGCCGCAGGCGCTGA
- the galK gene encoding galactokinase, whose product MSTSATVGTALARAFAGHFGRDPDGVWQAPGRVNLIGEHTDYNDGLVLPFAIDRATTVAVAARADRTVRMASGFPGAEPAGFDLDAFAPEQAAGWSAYPAGVAWELERAGVAVPGFDLFVTSEVPVGAGLSSSAALECAVALALSDLTGAGLGRADLADIGRRAENNVVGAPTGIMDQSASMLGTRDCAVYLDCRDLTSRPVPLGLEDSGLRCLVIDTKVSHAHASGGYADRRASCVRGAQGMGVAALRDLEAADLPRARRALDDVTFRRVRHIVTENERVARTAELLGTHGPLAIGELLDASHRSMRDDFEISCPELNLAVDTARASGAIGARMTGGGFGGSAIALVPADDVDRARSAVLAAFAARGLRAPDIFTVLPAKGARRL is encoded by the coding sequence ATGAGCACGTCAGCCACTGTGGGGACAGCGCTGGCCCGTGCCTTTGCCGGGCATTTCGGCCGCGACCCCGACGGCGTGTGGCAGGCGCCGGGGCGCGTCAACCTGATCGGCGAGCACACGGACTACAACGACGGCCTTGTCCTCCCGTTCGCCATCGACCGCGCCACCACCGTGGCCGTGGCGGCCCGGGCGGACAGGACGGTCCGGATGGCCTCCGGGTTTCCGGGCGCGGAACCGGCCGGGTTCGACCTCGACGCATTCGCGCCGGAGCAGGCGGCCGGCTGGTCCGCGTATCCGGCCGGCGTGGCCTGGGAACTGGAACGCGCCGGCGTTGCAGTTCCGGGCTTTGACCTGTTCGTGACCTCCGAGGTTCCGGTCGGGGCCGGGCTGTCGTCCTCGGCTGCCTTGGAATGCGCTGTCGCCCTGGCGCTGTCCGATCTCACCGGCGCCGGGCTGGGCCGCGCCGACCTCGCGGACATCGGCCGGCGTGCCGAAAACAATGTGGTCGGCGCGCCCACCGGGATCATGGACCAGTCGGCCTCGATGCTGGGCACCAGGGACTGCGCCGTCTACCTGGACTGCCGCGACCTCACCTCCCGCCCGGTGCCGCTCGGGCTGGAGGACTCCGGCCTCCGCTGCCTGGTCATCGACACGAAGGTCTCGCACGCCCACGCCAGCGGCGGCTACGCCGACCGCCGGGCCTCGTGCGTCCGGGGCGCGCAGGGCATGGGCGTCGCAGCCCTGCGCGACCTCGAGGCCGCAGACCTCCCCCGGGCCAGGCGGGCCCTCGATGACGTGACCTTCCGCCGGGTCCGGCACATCGTCACCGAAAACGAGCGGGTGGCCCGGACCGCGGAACTGCTCGGAACGCACGGGCCCCTGGCCATCGGGGAACTGCTGGACGCCAGCCACCGCTCCATGCGGGACGACTTCGAGATCTCCTGCCCGGAACTGAATCTGGCCGTGGACACGGCCCGCGCCAGCGGGGCGATCGGCGCCCGGATGACGGGCGGCGGCTTTGGCGGCTCGGCCATCGCCCTGGTTCCGGCGGACGACGTCGACCGGGCCCGGTCCGCGGTGCTTGCCGCGTTCGCTGCCCGAGGGCTACGGGCACCGGACATCTTCACGGTGCTGCCGGCCAAGGGGGCCCGGCGGCTGTGA
- the galT gene encoding galactose-1-phosphate uridylyltransferase — MTSIISHADAPASVSAVTSTRLADGRELLYFDDTSHPLQRPSRDRRELPERGRSGEIRHDALTGEWVAVAAHRQHRTHLPPADECPLCPSTDARASEIPAADYDVAVFENRFPSLGPDFASAPASPGWGTRGLAGGRCEVVAFTPAHTGTFAELSTRRVRTVIDAWAHRTEALSALPGVAQVFCFENRGQDIGVTLHHPHGQIYAYPYVTPRAAVMAAAARKFHEDADGTATLTGSILANERSDGARMVLEGEFFSAYVPFAARWPLEVHLVPHRQVPDLAALTGAERDELSVLYPELLGRFDRLYGSPTPYISAWHQAPLDPVLRRSGYLHLQLTSPRRAADKLKFLAGSEAAMGAFINDTTPEEVAARLRGVGTGALS; from the coding sequence ATGACCAGCATCATCAGCCACGCTGACGCCCCGGCGTCGGTGTCCGCGGTCACCAGCACGCGGCTCGCCGACGGGCGCGAACTGCTGTATTTCGACGACACCTCCCATCCGCTGCAGCGCCCCTCGCGGGACCGGCGCGAGCTTCCCGAACGTGGCCGCTCCGGCGAGATCCGGCACGACGCCCTGACGGGGGAATGGGTGGCGGTCGCCGCGCACCGGCAGCACAGGACCCATCTTCCGCCGGCCGACGAATGCCCGCTATGCCCCAGCACGGACGCGCGGGCCTCGGAGATCCCGGCGGCGGATTACGACGTCGCCGTGTTTGAAAACCGGTTCCCCTCCCTGGGCCCCGATTTCGCCTCCGCCCCGGCCAGCCCGGGCTGGGGCACCCGCGGGCTGGCCGGCGGCCGGTGCGAGGTCGTGGCCTTCACCCCCGCCCACACGGGGACGTTCGCCGAACTCAGTACCCGGCGCGTGCGTACCGTGATCGACGCGTGGGCGCACCGGACCGAGGCGCTCAGTGCGCTGCCCGGCGTCGCGCAGGTGTTCTGCTTCGAAAACCGGGGCCAGGACATCGGTGTGACCCTGCACCACCCGCACGGCCAGATCTACGCCTACCCCTATGTCACGCCGCGGGCCGCGGTGATGGCCGCGGCCGCGCGGAAGTTCCACGAGGACGCGGACGGAACCGCGACCCTGACCGGCAGCATCTTGGCCAATGAACGGTCCGACGGCGCCCGGATGGTCCTCGAAGGGGAATTCTTCAGCGCCTACGTGCCGTTCGCCGCGCGCTGGCCGCTGGAAGTCCACCTGGTCCCGCACCGCCAGGTCCCGGACCTTGCAGCGCTGACGGGCGCCGAGCGGGACGAACTCTCGGTCCTGTACCCGGAGCTGCTGGGCCGCTTTGACCGCCTCTATGGCAGCCCCACCCCGTACATCAGCGCCTGGCACCAGGCCCCGCTGGACCCGGTGCTGCGCCGCTCCGGGTACCTGCACCTGCAGCTGACCTCGCCGCGGCGTGCCGCGGACAAGCTGAAGTTCCTGGCCGGTTCCGAGGCCGCCATGGGCGCCTTCATCAACGACACCACCCCCGAAGAGGTCGCGGCGCGGCTCCGCGGCGTCGGGACGGGAGCGCTTTCATGA
- a CDS encoding alpha-galactosidase, with translation MHPVHLRSAGTSLLLAFDSGEAEIVHWGADLGEHLPELAVLRGPITNSALDIPVPAGLLPQASSGWAGRPALRGHRNADGAPGRDFSPALRVVSADVFDGGRGVLVIHRDADAGLEVSSELTLHPGGLLELAHTLTNTGTAAYQHEELAAVLPVPRDATELLDLTGRWCRENHPQRHAVRQGTWVRTGRHGRTGHDSSLLVAAGTAGFSNRRGQVWATHFGWSGNHEQYFDTLTTGRRMLGAAELLGSGEVVLSPGASYRTPSLFAAYSARGLDGVTEAFYDWFRARPQHVDTTSGRLRPVVLNTWEAVYFDHRLEPLLELADAAAGIGVERFVLDDGWFRGRRDDHAGLGDWFVDEAVWPDGLTPLIDAVTGHGMEFGLWVEPEMVNLDSDVAREHPDWIVGPSAVSHKDGGRLPHTWRHQHVLDLANPEAWDYIYGRLDALLRENKIAYLKWDQNRDLTEHGSGGRPSVHEQTLAAYRLFDALKAAHPDVEIESCSSGGGRVDLGILQRTDRVWASDCNDALERQTIQRWTQAVLPPELVGAHIGPTTSHTTARTHDISFRAITALFGHFGMEWDIRAATDAEQATLRRAIALYKRHRALLHSGKRVNADTAEPSLSIHGVVAHDAGEGLFAAVSLASAPAEAPGQASLPGLDPKRTYRVRAELPTPLDGDYAHTFTQIKPPAWLEDGAVVSGAFLEHVGLPLPALNPEHALLLHVQAV, from the coding sequence ATGCACCCCGTGCACCTGCGTTCTGCCGGCACCAGCCTCCTGCTGGCCTTCGACTCCGGCGAGGCCGAGATCGTCCATTGGGGCGCCGACCTCGGCGAGCACCTCCCCGAGCTGGCGGTCCTCCGCGGCCCGATCACCAACTCCGCCCTCGACATCCCCGTCCCCGCCGGGCTGCTGCCGCAGGCCTCCTCCGGCTGGGCCGGACGGCCGGCCCTGCGCGGGCACCGCAACGCCGACGGCGCCCCCGGCCGGGACTTCTCGCCCGCCCTCCGGGTGGTCTCCGCCGACGTGTTCGACGGCGGCCGCGGGGTCCTGGTGATCCACCGGGATGCCGACGCCGGACTCGAGGTGAGCTCCGAACTCACCCTGCACCCCGGCGGCCTCCTGGAACTCGCGCACACCCTCACCAACACCGGCACGGCCGCGTACCAGCACGAGGAACTGGCCGCGGTGCTGCCGGTGCCGCGGGACGCCACCGAACTCCTGGACCTCACCGGGCGCTGGTGCCGTGAAAACCACCCGCAGCGGCACGCGGTCCGGCAGGGCACCTGGGTCCGGACCGGCCGGCACGGCCGCACCGGCCACGATTCCTCGCTGCTGGTCGCCGCCGGCACCGCAGGCTTCTCCAACCGCCGGGGCCAGGTCTGGGCCACGCATTTCGGCTGGAGCGGCAACCACGAGCAGTACTTCGACACCCTCACGACCGGCCGGCGCATGCTCGGCGCCGCGGAGTTGCTCGGCTCCGGGGAAGTGGTGCTGTCCCCCGGAGCCAGCTACCGGACGCCGTCGCTCTTCGCCGCCTATTCCGCGCGCGGCCTGGACGGCGTCACCGAGGCGTTCTACGACTGGTTCCGGGCCCGCCCGCAGCACGTGGACACCACCTCAGGACGGCTCCGCCCGGTGGTGCTCAACACGTGGGAGGCCGTGTATTTCGACCACCGCCTCGAACCCCTGCTGGAACTCGCCGACGCTGCCGCCGGGATCGGCGTCGAACGCTTCGTCCTGGACGACGGCTGGTTCCGCGGCCGCCGCGACGACCACGCCGGCCTCGGCGACTGGTTCGTCGACGAGGCCGTGTGGCCCGACGGCCTCACCCCGCTGATCGACGCGGTCACCGGCCACGGCATGGAGTTCGGCCTGTGGGTGGAGCCGGAGATGGTCAACTTGGACTCCGACGTCGCCCGCGAGCACCCGGATTGGATCGTTGGCCCCTCAGCCGTATCCCACAAGGACGGCGGCCGGCTTCCGCACACGTGGCGCCACCAGCATGTCCTGGACCTCGCCAACCCGGAGGCCTGGGACTACATTTACGGCCGGCTCGACGCCCTGCTGCGCGAGAACAAGATCGCCTACCTGAAATGGGACCAGAACCGCGACCTCACCGAGCACGGCAGCGGCGGCCGGCCGTCCGTGCACGAACAGACGCTGGCCGCCTACCGCCTCTTCGACGCGCTCAAGGCGGCACACCCGGACGTGGAGATCGAAAGCTGCTCCTCCGGCGGGGGACGCGTGGACCTGGGCATCCTGCAGCGCACGGACCGGGTCTGGGCCTCGGACTGCAACGACGCCCTGGAACGCCAGACCATCCAGCGGTGGACCCAGGCGGTCCTGCCGCCGGAACTCGTCGGCGCGCACATCGGCCCCACCACCTCGCACACGACGGCCCGCACCCACGACATCTCGTTCCGCGCCATCACGGCACTCTTCGGCCACTTCGGCATGGAATGGGACATCCGCGCAGCCACGGACGCGGAGCAGGCCACGCTGCGCCGCGCGATCGCGTTGTACAAGCGCCACCGCGCGCTGCTCCACTCCGGCAAGCGCGTGAACGCTGACACCGCGGAGCCCTCCCTGAGCATCCACGGTGTCGTGGCGCACGACGCCGGTGAGGGACTGTTCGCGGCCGTGTCACTGGCATCCGCACCGGCGGAAGCCCCCGGGCAGGCCTCACTCCCGGGCCTTGACCCGAAGCGGACCTACCGGGTCCGGGCCGAACTGCCCACACCCCTCGACGGCGACTACGCGCACACGTTCACTCAGATCAAACCGCCGGCGTGGCTGGAGGACGGGGCCGTTGTCTCCGGCGCCTTCCTCGAACACGTCGGGCTGCCCCTGCCGGCACTGAACCCGGAGCATGCCCTCCTGCTGCACGTCCAGGCCGTCTGA